The window CTTAACAACGGTTCCATCACCCCTCTTGACAAGGACCTCGCCAGGCTCTCCATCGTTACCACCCCACAAGCCCCAGGGCCTCGTCTTGAATCTCTCAGCCATTATCGAGAGCCTAGCCCTCGTCAGCACCTTGAATGACCTAATGATACCATCACCACCACTATAAAGGCCATCACCACCACTGCCCTCCCTGATCCTATACCCAGTGAATAACAGTGGGTACTGCCTCTCGGCAATCTCAATCGGCGTATTTAAGGTATTAGTCATATTAACATGAACACCACTAACACCTGACTTGCCTGGTCTACCACCAGTCCCACCACCAATTGTCTCGTAGTACGCCCAATAACCGCCATTTGGTAGTGATCCACCAATCATCACATTCATCATAGTCCCAGAACCAGCTGCAGGCACACGGTCCGGCAGCGCTTTGGCTAATGCCCTGAATACCACGTCAGCTATTCTCTGCGTGGTCTCAACATTGCCACCGCTCACGGGCGCTGGCTTTCTTGGGTTAACGAGCGTACCCTCGGGGGTCATGACATTAATAGTTCCATAAAAGCCCTCGTTCGTTGGTATATCACCCTGCATTAACGACCTAATTGCAAATGACACCGCGGAGAAGGTGACTCCATAAACAGCGTTTATTGGCGCCTCGACTTGCTCATGAGTGCCGTTGAAGTCCGCCTTAATACCTCTCTCATTAACCTCAACAGATACCTTAATGGGTAATAACTCGTCGCCAAGCTCCATGTAATCAACCGCCTCATAAATGCCCCTGGGCCATTTACTAATCTCCATCAGGGTTAACTTCCTGCCATATTCAACACCCTCCCTCCACGCATTGATAACATCATTAACGCCATATTTATCAACCAACTCCTTAACCCTGGCAACACCAACCTTATTAGCAGCGAGCTGGGCAGTTATATCGCCAATGGCTGTTTCAGGGGTCTTGAAGTTGCTGAGTATGATGTTGAGAATATCACGCTGTAACTCACCCTTAATCATAATCTTGACTGGCGGTATGACTAAGCCTTCCTCATATATTGTCCTGGCGCTTGGGTTAATACTACCTGGTATTGGGCCACCGACATCCACGTGATGTGCCTTATTAACGACATAACCAACGAGTTTACCATCGACATATATGGGTTCCATGACCATGACATCGTTTAAGTGGGTACCCGATATGTATGGGTCATTAAGAAGCATAACATCGCCAGGGCCTAACTCAACACCCTCCTTATTGAGCCAGTTAAGGATATTCTTAACGCCAACCCTAAATGAACCCAAGTGCACCGGTATGTGCTCGGCCTGAGCCACTATATTGCCCTCCGAATCCGTTATTGCGCAACTATGGTCCATCCTCTCACGGATATTAGGCGAGAAAGCCGACCTACGCAGAGCCACGCCCATCTCCTCGGCGATGAATACCGAAGCCCTAAATACTAATTCCCACGAGATCATCTTAAAGATACACCTACAGGCCCCTAATAAAGCGTTATGCATACTTATGCTTATTATATTCAGAAAGGTTGAATGATACCTACAGCTGGTTAGTTACCATGGGTTATTGGGATGTTTAATTATGTTGTTATTATGTATTAAAGCCATTATGAAATGTATTAGCCTAAAGTTAGTACGTAATCCTTACTTCGCCATGTTCACCAACCGCGGCCTTCCACCTCGGTGGAATCACTATTGTTGATCCGTACTCCTCAATTATGGCTGGTCCATCAATAACCTGCCCAGTGGGTATTTCCTCACGCCAATAAATTGGTACCTCAATCCATTCATCAAAGAATACCTTCCTGAAACTCCTCGGCTTAGCCTCACCCTCAGCCTTTGTCGCCTTAAACCTTGGTTTAATCCTCGTTATTACCGCGAATACCCTAATGGTAACGACCTCAATGGGCTTATTCAGTTTGAAGCCGTACGTTGCGTAGTGCCTATCATTAAATGCCTTCTCAACATCACCTATACTCGCCGGTTTACCAACGGGTATTGTTAATTCCCAGCCCTGATAGACATACCTAACATCGGCGTACCTAAGGAAGTAATCAACCCTACCCAACCTACTAAGTAATTCATCCTCGAGCCTCCTAAATCCGTCCTCGATATCCT is drawn from Caldivirga sp. and contains these coding sequences:
- a CDS encoding hydantoinase B/oxoprolinase family protein, which translates into the protein MISWELVFRASVFIAEEMGVALRRSAFSPNIRERMDHSCAITDSEGNIVAQAEHIPVHLGSFRVGVKNILNWLNKEGVELGPGDVMLLNDPYISGTHLNDVMVMEPIYVDGKLVGYVVNKAHHVDVGGPIPGSINPSARTIYEEGLVIPPVKIMIKGELQRDILNIILSNFKTPETAIGDITAQLAANKVGVARVKELVDKYGVNDVINAWREGVEYGRKLTLMEISKWPRGIYEAVDYMELGDELLPIKVSVEVNERGIKADFNGTHEQVEAPINAVYGVTFSAVSFAIRSLMQGDIPTNEGFYGTINVMTPEGTLVNPRKPAPVSGGNVETTQRIADVVFRALAKALPDRVPAAGSGTMMNVMIGGSLPNGGYWAYYETIGGGTGGRPGKSGVSGVHVNMTNTLNTPIEIAERQYPLLFTGYRIREGSGGDGLYSGGDGIIRSFKVLTRARLSIMAERFKTRPWGLWGGNDGEPGEVLVKRGDGTVVKLPSKASIDLNPGDEVIIMTPGGGGYGSPNPKHALA